The following coding sequences lie in one Pseudomonas syringae CC1557 genomic window:
- the tpx gene encoding thiol peroxidase, whose protein sequence is MAQVTLKGGPVQVNGELPAAGKKAPAFTLTAANLSDVTLADFAGKRKVLNIFPSVDTPTCATSVRKFNAQANELSNAVVLCVSADLPFAQARFCGSEGLENVQNLSSFRSADFSQHYGVAIADGPLKGLTARAVVVLDENDNVLHSELVKEIAEEPNYDAALAVLK, encoded by the coding sequence ATGGCCCAAGTGACTCTCAAAGGCGGTCCGGTTCAAGTCAATGGCGAGCTGCCTGCCGCTGGCAAGAAGGCACCTGCCTTTACCCTGACCGCTGCCAACTTGTCCGACGTGACCCTGGCCGATTTTGCAGGCAAGCGCAAAGTGCTGAACATCTTTCCGAGTGTCGATACGCCGACCTGCGCTACGTCGGTCCGTAAGTTCAACGCCCAGGCAAACGAACTGAGCAATGCGGTTGTCCTGTGCGTCTCCGCCGACCTGCCTTTCGCCCAGGCACGCTTCTGCGGTTCTGAAGGTCTGGAAAACGTGCAGAATCTTTCCTCGTTCCGCAGTGCCGATTTCAGCCAGCACTACGGCGTTGCCATTGCCGACGGCCCATTGAAAGGCCTGACCGCACGCGCAGTGGTCGTGCTCGACGAAAACGACAATGTCCTGCACAGCGAACTGGTCAAGGAAATTGCTGAAGAACCGAACTACGACGCTGCATTGGCTGTATTGAAGTAA
- a CDS encoding efflux RND transporter permease subunit: MNLSAPFIRRPVATVLLSLAIMLLGAVSFRLLPVAPLPNMDFPVIVVSASLAGASPEIMASTVATPLERSLGSIAGVNTMTSNSSQGTTRIILQFDLDRDINGAAREVQAAINASRNLLPSGMRSMPTYKKVNPSQAPIMVLSMTSTVLEKGQLYDLASTILSQSLSQVSGVGEVQIGGSSLPAVRIELEPQMLSQYGVSLDDVRTAITGTNVRRPKGFVEDDLHNWQVQANDQLEKAADYAPLIIRYKDGATLRLKDVAKVSDAVEDRYNSGFFNNDQAVLLVVNRQAGANIIETVAQIKAQLPALRAVLPASVRLEIAMDRSPVIKATLHEAEMTLLIAVILVVMVVFLFLGSFRASLIPTLAVPVSLVGTFAIMHLFGFSLNNLSLMALILATGLVVDDAIVVLENISRHIHNGLDPMKAAFLGAKEVGFTLLSMNVSLVAVFISILFMGGLVESLFREFSITLSVAIIVSLIVSLTLTPMLCARWLKPREASGENAFQRWSERVNDRMVAGYDRSLGWVFRHPRLTLISLLITVIVNIALYVVVPKTFLPQQDTGQLMGFVRGDDGLSFSVMQPKMEQFRRAVLADPAVESVAGFIGGSSGTNNAFMIVRLVPIAERKLSAEKVVERLRKTLPHVPGGRLFLAPDQDLQLGGGREQTSSQYQYIVQSADLTSLRQWYPKIVAALKSVPELTAIDAREGRGAQQVTLVVNRDTAKRLGIDMNMVTAVLNNAYSQRQVSTIYDSLNQYKVVMEVNPKYAQDPVTLEQVQVITADGQRVPLSSIAHYERSLANDRVSHDGQFAAENISFDLAEGASLDKANVAIERAIAAIGLPADIITKMAGTADAFAATQKSQPWMILGALLAVYLVLGILYESYIHPLTILSTLPSAGVGALLTIYVVGSEFSLISLLGLFLLIGVVKKNAIMMIDLALHLEREQGMAPEESIRNACLQRLRPILMTTMAAILGALPLLLSTAEGAEMRKPLGLTIIGGLIFSQILTLYTTPVVYLYLDRLRHRFSKWRGVRTDAALETPL; the protein is encoded by the coding sequence ATGAACCTGTCCGCGCCCTTTATCCGTCGCCCGGTTGCGACCGTCCTGCTGAGCCTGGCGATCATGCTGCTGGGCGCGGTCAGTTTCAGGTTGTTGCCGGTAGCGCCTTTGCCGAACATGGATTTCCCGGTCATTGTGGTCTCGGCGAGCCTCGCCGGGGCCAGCCCGGAAATCATGGCGTCCACCGTGGCAACGCCGCTCGAACGCTCACTGGGCAGTATTGCCGGGGTCAACACCATGACCAGCAATTCGAGCCAGGGCACGACGCGGATCATTCTGCAGTTCGATCTCGACCGCGACATCAATGGCGCTGCGCGCGAAGTGCAGGCGGCCATCAATGCCTCGCGCAATCTGCTGCCGAGCGGGATGCGCAGCATGCCGACCTACAAGAAGGTCAACCCGTCTCAGGCCCCGATCATGGTGCTGTCGATGACCTCGACAGTGTTGGAAAAAGGCCAGCTTTACGACCTGGCCTCGACCATCCTGTCGCAGAGCCTGTCGCAGGTTTCGGGGGTCGGCGAGGTGCAGATCGGCGGCAGTTCGCTGCCCGCCGTGCGCATCGAGCTGGAACCGCAGATGCTTTCCCAGTACGGCGTATCGCTGGATGACGTGCGCACTGCGATTACCGGGACCAACGTGCGCAGGCCTAAGGGTTTTGTCGAGGATGACCTGCATAACTGGCAGGTTCAGGCCAACGATCAGCTGGAAAAAGCCGCTGACTACGCACCGTTGATCATTCGCTACAAGGATGGCGCAACCCTGCGTCTGAAGGACGTCGCCAAGGTCAGCGATGCGGTGGAAGACCGTTACAACAGCGGCTTCTTCAATAACGACCAGGCCGTGCTGTTGGTCGTCAACCGTCAGGCGGGTGCCAACATCATCGAGACCGTTGCGCAGATAAAGGCGCAATTGCCAGCCTTGCGGGCCGTGCTGCCCGCCAGTGTAAGGCTGGAGATCGCCATGGACCGCTCGCCGGTGATCAAGGCGACGCTGCACGAAGCTGAAATGACTCTGCTGATCGCCGTGATTCTGGTGGTGATGGTGGTTTTTCTGTTCCTTGGCAGCTTTCGTGCCTCGCTCATTCCTACACTGGCGGTTCCGGTGTCCCTGGTCGGCACCTTCGCAATCATGCACCTGTTCGGCTTTTCCCTGAACAATCTGTCACTGATGGCCCTTATCCTCGCGACCGGTCTCGTGGTCGACGACGCCATCGTGGTGCTGGAAAATATTTCCCGACACATTCATAACGGTCTGGACCCTATGAAAGCGGCGTTTCTGGGGGCCAAAGAGGTAGGGTTCACCTTGCTCTCGATGAACGTCTCGCTGGTTGCGGTGTTCATTTCCATCCTGTTCATGGGCGGGCTGGTAGAGAGTCTGTTTCGCGAGTTTTCCATCACTTTGTCGGTGGCGATCATCGTCTCGTTGATCGTGTCGCTGACGCTGACTCCCATGCTTTGCGCCCGCTGGTTGAAGCCACGTGAAGCCAGCGGCGAGAACGCCTTTCAGCGCTGGAGTGAGCGGGTTAATGACCGCATGGTGGCAGGTTACGACCGTTCGCTGGGCTGGGTGTTTCGCCATCCGCGCCTGACACTGATCAGCCTGTTGATCACTGTCATCGTCAACATCGCGCTGTACGTGGTGGTGCCCAAGACGTTTCTGCCGCAGCAGGACACCGGGCAACTGATGGGTTTCGTCCGTGGCGACGACGGTCTGTCGTTTTCGGTGATGCAGCCGAAGATGGAGCAATTCCGCCGTGCCGTACTGGCCGACCCTGCGGTAGAGAGCGTTGCCGGGTTCATCGGCGGCAGCAGCGGCACCAATAACGCGTTCATGATCGTGCGTCTGGTGCCGATTGCCGAGCGCAAGCTGTCGGCGGAAAAAGTCGTCGAGCGCCTGCGCAAGACGTTGCCGCATGTACCGGGCGGGCGATTGTTTCTCGCGCCTGATCAAGACCTGCAATTGGGTGGGGGGCGCGAGCAGACCAGCTCGCAGTACCAGTACATCGTGCAGAGCGCCGACCTGACCAGCCTGCGCCAGTGGTACCCGAAGATCGTCGCGGCACTCAAGTCAGTCCCCGAGCTGACCGCCATCGATGCCCGGGAAGGGCGCGGCGCGCAGCAAGTGACGCTGGTGGTCAACCGCGACACTGCCAAGCGGCTGGGCATCGACATGAACATGGTGACTGCAGTGCTCAACAATGCCTACAGCCAGCGCCAGGTGTCGACCATTTACGACAGCCTCAATCAGTACAAGGTGGTCATGGAGGTCAATCCCAAATATGCGCAGGACCCGGTGACACTTGAGCAGGTTCAGGTCATCACCGCAGATGGTCAGCGTGTGCCGTTGTCCAGCATTGCCCATTACGAACGCAGTCTGGCCAACGACCGGGTTTCCCATGACGGGCAGTTCGCCGCTGAAAACATCTCCTTTGACCTGGCAGAAGGTGCCAGCCTGGACAAGGCCAACGTCGCCATCGAGCGGGCCATTGCGGCGATCGGGCTGCCAGCGGACATCATCACCAAAATGGCGGGCACTGCGGATGCGTTCGCCGCGACCCAGAAAAGCCAGCCCTGGATGATTCTTGGAGCGCTGCTCGCGGTGTATCTGGTGCTGGGGATTCTCTATGAAAGCTACATTCACCCGCTGACCATTCTCTCGACTCTGCCATCGGCGGGCGTCGGCGCCTTGCTGACGATCTATGTGGTCGGCAGCGAGTTCAGCCTGATATCCCTGCTGGGGCTGTTTCTGCTGATCGGCGTGGTGAAAAAGAACGCCATCATGATGATCGATCTGGCGCTGCACCTTGAGCGCGAGCAGGGCATGGCGCCCGAGGAGTCGATCCGCAATGCCTGTCTGCAGCGTCTGCGGCCCATTCTGATGACTACCATGGCAGCGATTCTCGGTGCCTTGCCACTGCTGCTCAGTACGGCCGAAGGTGCCGAAATGCGCAAGCCGCTGGGCCTGACCATTATTGGCGGCCTGATCTTCAGTCAGATCCTGACGCTTTACACCACGCCTGTGGTTTACCTTTATCTTGATCGTCTGCGCCATCGCTTCAGTAAATGGCGTGGCGTGCGCACTGATGCCGCTCTGGAAACTCCGCTATGA
- a CDS encoding MdtA/MuxA family multidrug efflux RND transporter periplasmic adaptor subunit, with the protein MVDLFMQSSGPRKSRRWLISLLVLVVIVALCWWLWPASTPGKGAESKKAGGGMARPGFGASAVAVPVRVAPATEGDFPIYYKALGTVTAMNTINVRSRVAGELVKIYFQEGQMVKAGDLLAEIDPRSYQVALQQAEGTLATNQALLKNAQLDVQRYRGLFAEDSIAKQTLDTAESLVNQYQGTIKTNQAAVAEAKLNLDFARIRSPIAGRVGLKQLDVGNLVAANDTTALAVITQTQPISVNFTLPEKDLSKVIARYRTGEKLPVEAWDRGDTKMQATGVLASLDNQIDVATGTLKFKARFDNGDEILFPNQFVNVRLRADTLRHAVLVPTAAVQFGNDGTFVYVLDGDKKVKLKLLKTGPSDETSTVITEGLAVGERVVLEGTDRLRDGADVEVVNDSKDVPASPVEKLHGKPGSGTDKSAVLGKVEKPNV; encoded by the coding sequence ATGGTTGATTTATTCATGCAATCGTCTGGCCCTCGTAAATCCCGTCGCTGGTTGATCAGTTTGTTGGTCCTTGTGGTCATCGTTGCCCTGTGCTGGTGGCTCTGGCCTGCATCCACACCCGGCAAGGGGGCCGAGAGCAAGAAGGCGGGCGGCGGGATGGCCCGACCTGGTTTCGGTGCATCGGCGGTGGCTGTCCCGGTGCGCGTGGCTCCAGCGACCGAGGGCGATTTTCCGATCTACTACAAGGCGCTCGGCACTGTCACGGCGATGAACACCATCAATGTGCGCAGCCGGGTGGCGGGCGAACTGGTCAAGATCTACTTCCAGGAAGGGCAGATGGTCAAGGCCGGTGATCTGTTGGCAGAAATCGACCCACGCAGCTATCAAGTCGCCTTGCAGCAGGCCGAAGGCACGCTGGCCACCAATCAGGCGTTGCTCAAGAATGCTCAGCTCGATGTGCAGCGTTACCGTGGGCTGTTTGCCGAAGACAGTATCGCCAAGCAGACACTGGACACCGCCGAGTCGCTGGTGAATCAGTACCAGGGCACGATCAAGACCAACCAGGCCGCGGTGGCTGAAGCGAAGCTGAACCTGGACTTTGCCCGCATCCGGTCTCCGATTGCGGGGCGGGTAGGCCTAAAACAGCTGGATGTCGGCAATCTGGTTGCCGCCAACGACACCACTGCGCTGGCGGTGATTACCCAGACCCAGCCCATTTCGGTCAACTTCACACTGCCCGAGAAAGACCTGTCCAAGGTCATAGCCCGCTATCGCACCGGCGAAAAGCTGCCCGTCGAAGCGTGGGACCGCGGCGACACGAAAATGCAGGCGACCGGTGTGCTCGCCAGCCTCGACAACCAGATCGACGTGGCGACCGGCACCCTGAAGTTCAAGGCCCGTTTCGATAACGGTGACGAAATACTGTTTCCCAACCAGTTCGTCAACGTGCGCCTGCGTGCGGATACCCTTCGACACGCAGTTCTGGTGCCAACGGCGGCTGTGCAGTTCGGAAACGACGGCACGTTCGTTTATGTGCTGGACGGCGACAAGAAGGTCAAACTCAAGCTGTTGAAAACCGGCCCGAGCGACGAAACATCGACGGTCATCACCGAAGGTCTGGCGGTAGGCGAGCGGGTAGTACTCGAAGGCACGGATCGTCTGCGCGATGGCGCTGACGTGGAAGTGGTCAACGATAGCAAGGATGTACCGGCAAGCCCGGTTGAGAAGTTGCACGGCAAGCCGGGCAGCGGCACTGACAAGTCGGCAGTGCTTGGCAAGGTGGAAAAACCAAACGTATGA
- a CDS encoding MdtB/MuxB family multidrug efflux RND transporter permease subunit — translation MNMSRLFILRPVATTLSMLAIVLAGLIAYTLLPVSALPQVDYPTIRVMTLYPGASPQVMTSSVTAPLERQFGQMPGLTQMASTSSGGASVITLRFSLEINMDVAEQQVQAAINAATNLLPTDLPAPPVYNKVNPADTPVLTLAITSKTMLLPKLNDLVDTRMAQKISQISGVGMVSIAGGQRQAVRIKVNPEALAANSLNLSDVRTLISASNVNQPKGNFDGPTRVSMLDANDQLKSPEEYANLILAYKDGAPLRLKDVAEIVGGAENERLAAWANRSQAVLLNIQRQPGANVIEVVDRIKAMLPGITNNLPAGLDVVVLTDRTQTIRASVTDVQHELLIAIVLVVLVTFLFLRRFSATIIPSIAVPLSLVGTFGVMYLAGFSINNLTLMAMTIATGFVVDDAIVMLENISRHIEEGETPMQAALKGAKQIGFTLISLTLSLIAVLIPLLFMADVVGRLFREFAITLAVAILISLVVSLTLTPMMCARLLKREPKEEEQSRFYKASGAWIDWLIDLYAGRLRWVLKHQPLTLLVAIATLALTVLLYIAVPKGFFPVQDTGVIQGISEAPQSVSFAAMSERQQALADIILQDPAVVSLSSYIGVDGDNATLNSGRLLINLKPHGERDLTATEVIQRLQPQVDKLSDIRLFMQPVQDLTIEDRVSRTQYQFSMSSPDAELLSKWSQTLVDALGKRSELTDVASDLQDKGLQVYLNIDRDAASRVGVTVANITDALYDAFGQRQISTIYTQASQYRVVLQAASASELGPAALDQIHVKTTDGAQVKLSSLARVEQRQAQLAITHLGQFPAVMMSFNLAPGVALGKAVEVIEQVQKDIGMPIGVQTRFQGAAEAFQASLSSTLLLVLAAVVTMYIVLGVLYESYIHPITILSTLPSAAVGALLALLISGNDLGMIAIIGIILLIGIVKKNAIMMIDFALDAERNRGVDPETAIYEAALLRFRPILMTTLAALFGAIPLMLASGSGAELRQPLGLVMVGGLLLSQVLTLFTTPVIYLYFDRLGQRWSRKPAAPDRSPQADA, via the coding sequence ATGAACATGTCGCGCCTGTTCATCCTGCGTCCGGTAGCCACTACGCTGAGCATGCTGGCCATCGTTCTGGCCGGTCTCATCGCCTACACCTTGCTGCCGGTTTCGGCCTTGCCGCAGGTGGATTATCCGACCATTCGCGTGATGACGCTGTACCCCGGTGCCAGCCCGCAGGTAATGACCAGTTCTGTCACTGCGCCGCTGGAGCGCCAGTTCGGGCAGATGCCCGGGCTCACTCAGATGGCGTCTACCAGTTCGGGGGGCGCATCGGTGATCACCCTGCGTTTCAGCCTCGAAATCAATATGGATGTGGCCGAGCAGCAAGTGCAGGCAGCGATCAATGCGGCCACCAACCTGCTACCCACCGATCTTCCGGCCCCGCCGGTGTACAACAAGGTGAACCCGGCCGACACGCCGGTGCTGACCCTTGCCATCACCTCCAAAACCATGCTGTTGCCCAAGCTGAATGACCTGGTCGACACGCGCATGGCGCAGAAGATTTCGCAGATCAGCGGCGTCGGCATGGTCAGTATTGCGGGTGGGCAACGCCAGGCAGTCAGGATCAAGGTCAACCCCGAGGCGTTGGCAGCCAACAGCCTCAATCTGTCCGATGTACGCACGCTTATCAGTGCGTCCAACGTGAATCAGCCCAAGGGCAACTTCGACGGGCCGACCCGGGTCTCGATGCTCGATGCCAATGACCAGCTCAAGTCTCCCGAGGAATACGCCAACCTGATTCTGGCCTACAAGGACGGCGCGCCGTTGCGTCTGAAAGACGTCGCGGAAATTGTCGGCGGTGCGGAGAACGAACGACTGGCCGCCTGGGCCAATCGCAGTCAGGCCGTCTTGCTTAATATTCAACGTCAGCCGGGCGCCAATGTTATCGAGGTCGTCGACCGGATCAAGGCCATGCTGCCGGGCATCACCAATAACCTTCCAGCAGGCCTGGACGTTGTGGTGTTGACCGACCGTACCCAGACCATTCGGGCGTCGGTGACCGATGTTCAGCATGAATTGCTGATCGCCATCGTGCTGGTGGTGCTGGTGACGTTCCTGTTCCTGCGGCGCTTCAGCGCGACCATCATCCCTTCGATTGCTGTGCCGCTGTCGCTGGTCGGGACGTTCGGCGTCATGTACCTCGCCGGTTTCTCGATCAACAACCTGACACTGATGGCGATGACCATCGCCACCGGTTTCGTGGTGGACGACGCCATCGTGATGCTGGAAAACATCTCCCGGCACATCGAGGAAGGCGAAACGCCCATGCAGGCTGCGCTGAAAGGCGCAAAGCAGATCGGCTTCACCCTGATTTCCCTGACCCTGTCGCTGATTGCAGTGTTGATCCCGCTGCTGTTCATGGCAGATGTAGTGGGGCGCCTGTTCCGCGAGTTTGCCATCACCCTGGCGGTTGCCATCCTCATCTCGCTGGTGGTCTCGCTGACACTGACACCGATGATGTGCGCGCGCCTGCTCAAGCGCGAGCCGAAAGAGGAAGAGCAGAGCCGTTTCTACAAGGCCAGTGGCGCGTGGATCGACTGGCTGATTGATCTGTATGCTGGCAGGCTGCGCTGGGTGCTCAAGCATCAGCCACTGACGCTGCTGGTTGCCATCGCGACGCTGGCCCTGACCGTCCTGCTGTACATCGCGGTGCCCAAGGGTTTCTTTCCGGTGCAGGATACCGGCGTCATCCAGGGTATTTCCGAAGCGCCGCAATCAGTCTCGTTTGCGGCCATGAGCGAGCGCCAGCAGGCATTGGCGGACATTATTCTCCAGGACCCGGCGGTGGTCAGCCTGTCCTCGTACATTGGTGTGGACGGCGACAATGCGACGCTCAACAGCGGACGCCTGCTGATCAACCTCAAGCCACATGGCGAGCGTGATCTCACCGCCACCGAAGTCATCCAGCGCCTGCAGCCGCAGGTCGACAAGCTGTCGGACATCCGTCTGTTCATGCAGCCGGTACAGGATCTGACCATTGAAGACCGTGTCAGCCGTACCCAGTATCAGTTCAGCATGTCATCCCCCGATGCCGAGTTGCTGAGCAAGTGGAGTCAGACGCTGGTCGACGCGCTGGGCAAGCGTTCCGAGCTGACCGACGTGGCCAGTGACCTGCAGGACAAGGGGTTGCAGGTGTATCTGAATATTGATCGCGACGCAGCCAGCCGGGTCGGGGTGACGGTGGCCAATATCACCGATGCGCTGTATGACGCATTCGGCCAGCGGCAGATATCAACCATTTACACTCAGGCCAGCCAGTACCGTGTGGTCTTGCAGGCGGCGTCCGCCAGCGAACTCGGTCCTGCGGCGCTTGATCAGATTCACGTCAAGACCACCGATGGTGCACAGGTCAAACTGTCCAGTCTGGCCCGGGTCGAGCAGCGTCAGGCACAGTTGGCGATTACCCACCTCGGGCAGTTTCCGGCGGTGATGATGTCTTTCAACCTTGCACCTGGCGTTGCGTTGGGCAAGGCCGTTGAAGTGATCGAGCAGGTGCAGAAGGACATCGGCATGCCGATTGGCGTGCAGACCCGGTTCCAGGGCGCGGCCGAAGCATTTCAGGCCTCGCTGTCCAGCACCCTGTTGCTGGTGCTGGCGGCGGTGGTGACCATGTACATCGTGCTGGGTGTGCTCTACGAGAGCTACATCCACCCGATCACCATCCTCTCGACGCTGCCTTCGGCTGCGGTCGGGGCCTTGCTGGCGCTGTTGATCAGCGGCAACGATCTGGGAATGATCGCGATCATCGGCATCATTCTGCTGATCGGTATCGTCAAGAAGAACGCGATCATGATGATCGACTTCGCGCTGGATGCCGAACGCAATCGCGGCGTCGATCCGGAAACGGCGATTTACGAAGCGGCGCTGCTGCGCTTCCGGCCGATTCTGATGACCACCCTGGCCGCGCTGTTCGGCGCCATTCCGCTGATGCTGGCGAGCGGTTCAGGCGCCGAGTTGCGCCAGCCGCTGGGTCTGGTGATGGTCGGCGGCCTGCTGCTCAGCCAGGTCCTGACGCTGTTTACCACGCCAGTGATCTATCTGTATTTCGACCGTCTTGGACAGCGCTGGAGTCGTAAGCCCGCTGCACCGGACCGCTCGCCACAGGCTGACGCATGA